In Hyphomicrobiales bacterium, a single window of DNA contains:
- a CDS encoding DHA2 family efflux MFS transporter permease subunit: MTMAAPLAAPQAEPHRGFITVCVMLATIMQALDTTIANVALPYMQGSLSVTFDQVAWVLTSYIVAAAIMTAPVGWLAVRFGRKNVFIICTVGFTAASLLCGVAQGITDMVLYRMLQGIFGAGLVPLSQAVMMDIFPPEKRGQAMAIWGMGVMLGPIMGPTLGGYLTEYYSWRWVFLINLPFGIATVAGLMAFMPDTKPREMRFDWFGFVMLSLFIGALQLMLDRGETLGWFESGEIIAEAVVAGGAAYLFLAHTLTAEKPFVPPAIFRDWNFTLGVVFMFIVGVLILATVALLTPFLQSVMGYPVLSAGFLLGTRGVGTMVSMMIVGRLLQYIDARILIALGIVFSVISLWVMSGISPDISQFTIIWTSVLQGVGMGLIFVPLNTVAFATLPVQYRTEGASMWTLIRNMGSSMGVSIVIAQLTSGTTLMHARLSEYLTPFSLGFQLMPKGVMDPATDQGRAMLDGLVTGQALTISYQNDFLLMTYMSLLCLPLVLLFRKDTTSAKTVRR; the protein is encoded by the coding sequence ATGACCATGGCAGCGCCCCTCGCCGCACCGCAGGCCGAGCCGCACCGCGGCTTCATCACGGTCTGTGTGATGCTGGCCACGATCATGCAGGCCCTCGACACGACGATTGCCAACGTGGCGCTGCCCTACATGCAGGGCTCGCTCTCCGTGACCTTCGACCAGGTGGCCTGGGTGCTGACCTCCTACATCGTGGCCGCCGCCATCATGACAGCACCCGTGGGCTGGCTCGCAGTGCGCTTCGGACGCAAGAACGTCTTCATCATCTGCACCGTGGGCTTCACGGCCGCCTCACTTCTCTGCGGTGTCGCGCAAGGCATCACCGACATGGTGCTGTACCGCATGTTGCAGGGTATCTTCGGCGCCGGCCTCGTGCCGCTGTCTCAAGCGGTGATGATGGACATCTTCCCGCCGGAAAAGCGCGGACAGGCCATGGCGATCTGGGGCATGGGCGTGATGCTGGGCCCGATCATGGGCCCGACCTTGGGCGGCTATCTCACCGAATATTATTCCTGGCGCTGGGTTTTCCTCATCAACCTGCCCTTCGGCATCGCCACCGTGGCGGGCCTCATGGCCTTCATGCCCGACACCAAACCCCGCGAGATGCGCTTCGACTGGTTCGGCTTCGTGATGCTGAGTCTCTTCATAGGCGCCCTGCAGCTGATGCTCGACCGCGGCGAAACCCTGGGCTGGTTTGAGTCAGGTGAAATCATCGCCGAGGCGGTGGTGGCAGGTGGCGCCGCCTACCTGTTCCTCGCCCACACGTTGACAGCCGAAAAACCATTCGTGCCACCTGCAATCTTCCGCGACTGGAATTTCACGCTGGGCGTGGTGTTCATGTTCATCGTCGGCGTACTCATCCTCGCCACCGTGGCACTGCTCACGCCCTTCCTGCAGAGTGTGATGGGCTACCCCGTGCTCTCGGCGGGCTTCCTGTTGGGCACGCGCGGCGTCGGCACCATGGTGTCGATGATGATCGTGGGCAGGCTCCTGCAATACATCGATGCCCGCATCCTGATCGCGCTCGGCATCGTGTTCTCCGTCATTTCGCTCTGGGTCATGTCCGGCATCTCGCCTGACATCTCGCAGTTCACCATCATCTGGACGAGCGTGCTGCAGGGCGTGGGCATGGGGTTGATCTTCGTGCCGCTGAACACGGTCGCCTTCGCAACGCTGCCCGTACAATACCGCACCGAAGGCGCCTCCATGTGGACGCTCATCCGCAACATGGGCAGTTCCATGGGCGTCTCCATCGTGATCGCGCAACTCACCAGCGGCACAACCCTGATGCACGCACGCCTGTCGGAATACCTGACGCCCTTCAGCCTCGGCTTCCAGCTCATGCCGAAGGGCGTAATGGATCCGGCGACCGACCAGGGCCGTGCCATGCTGGATGGACTGGTGACCGGACAGGCGCTCACCATTTCCTACCAGAACGACTTCCTGCTCATGACCTACATGAGCCTGCTGTGCCTGCCGCTGGTGCTGCTGTTCCGCAAGGACACCACGTCAGCCAAGACGGTCAGGCGTTGA
- a CDS encoding copper-translocating P-type ATPase produces the protein MLRDPESSAVHLSIPVEGMTCASCVRRVEKAVAAVPGVAKAAANLATERVDVDLGEQADAQAVLAAIRGAGYGASSESLEIGVDGMTCASCVRRVEKAIAATPGVISANVNLATERATVQVLPGGKGLADIEAAIRKAGYGTHRLARTPAAEAAGRDAKDAERHRLLRDLLISAGLTLPLFVLEMGSHAFNSWHHALHGQRWWLYPVYFVLTTVVLFGPGLRFYRKGIPAILRLSPDMNSLVVLGATAAWAYSAVATFMPSLLPAGTVNVYYEAAAVIVTLILFGRYLEARAKGRTSEAISRLVGLQAKSARVERDGVFIDMPLDEVAAGDVIQVRPGERLPVDGVVIAGASYVDESMVTGEPVPAAKEDGSAVVGGTMNTTGSFTYRATKVGADTLLAQIIRMVETAQGSKLPIQGIVDEVTAWFVPAVVAAALVTFVLWLTFGPAPALSFALVNAVAVLIIACPCAMGLATPTSIMVGTGRAAELGVLFRKGEALQTLKSADVIAFDKTGTLTQGHPVLTDLEAAAGFDRGTVLPLVASVESQSEHPIAKAIAAAAQAEGLAVPPVSGFEAVPGFGARAQVAGREVAVGAARYMARLGVDVAVFGASAERLATEGKTPLYAAIDGKLAAIIAVSDPVKRESAQVIAALKQEGLHVALITGDNRRTAQAIGRMLGIDDIVADVLPDGKVKALEALRKPGATLAFVGDGINDAPALAAADIGIAIGTGTDVAIESADVVLMSGDLTGVLRAIRLSRATLRNIRQNLFWAFAYNVVLIPVAAGALYPFTGTLLSPMLAAGAMAMSSVFVLGNALRLRRFNA, from the coding sequence ATGTTGCGCGATCCAGAATCATCGGCCGTCCACCTCAGCATTCCGGTGGAGGGCATGACCTGTGCCTCCTGCGTGCGGCGCGTGGAGAAGGCCGTGGCGGCTGTTCCCGGCGTGGCCAAGGCGGCCGCCAATCTCGCCACCGAACGGGTCGATGTGGACCTTGGGGAGCAGGCCGATGCGCAGGCCGTTCTCGCGGCCATCCGCGGCGCAGGCTATGGCGCGTCAAGCGAGAGCCTGGAGATCGGCGTTGATGGCATGACCTGTGCCTCCTGCGTGCGGCGTGTGGAAAAGGCCATCGCTGCAACACCCGGCGTCATCTCCGCAAACGTCAATCTGGCGACGGAAAGAGCGACGGTGCAGGTGTTGCCCGGCGGCAAGGGGCTGGCCGACATCGAAGCCGCCATTCGCAAGGCGGGCTACGGCACGCACCGGCTGGCACGGACGCCGGCGGCAGAAGCGGCGGGCCGGGATGCAAAGGACGCCGAGCGCCACCGCCTGCTGCGCGATCTCCTGATTTCAGCCGGGCTGACGCTGCCGCTCTTTGTGCTGGAGATGGGGTCGCATGCATTCAATTCCTGGCATCACGCGCTGCATGGCCAGCGCTGGTGGCTCTATCCCGTCTATTTCGTGCTGACGACCGTGGTGCTGTTCGGGCCGGGTTTGCGCTTCTACCGCAAGGGCATCCCCGCGATCCTGCGCCTCTCTCCTGACATGAATTCGCTTGTCGTGCTCGGCGCCACGGCGGCCTGGGCCTATTCCGCCGTGGCGACATTCATGCCGTCGCTGCTGCCTGCGGGCACCGTCAATGTCTATTATGAAGCGGCCGCTGTCATCGTCACGCTGATCCTGTTCGGGCGCTATCTGGAAGCGCGCGCCAAGGGCCGCACCAGTGAAGCGATCAGCCGGCTTGTGGGACTGCAGGCCAAATCGGCGCGGGTGGAGCGTGACGGCGTCTTCATTGACATGCCGCTGGACGAAGTGGCCGCGGGAGATGTGATCCAGGTGCGCCCCGGCGAACGCCTGCCGGTGGATGGCGTGGTGATCGCAGGTGCGTCCTATGTGGATGAATCCATGGTGACGGGCGAACCGGTCCCGGCCGCCAAGGAGGATGGCAGCGCTGTCGTCGGCGGCACGATGAACACCACCGGCAGCTTCACCTATCGTGCCACCAAGGTGGGGGCCGATACCTTGCTGGCGCAGATCATCCGCATGGTGGAAACGGCGCAAGGGTCCAAGCTGCCGATCCAGGGCATCGTCGATGAAGTGACGGCCTGGTTCGTGCCGGCGGTCGTTGCGGCTGCCCTTGTCACCTTCGTGCTGTGGCTCACCTTTGGTCCCGCACCCGCGCTCTCCTTCGCGCTCGTCAACGCCGTCGCCGTTCTCATCATCGCCTGCCCCTGCGCCATGGGACTGGCGACGCCGACGTCGATCATGGTGGGCACGGGGCGGGCGGCGGAGCTTGGCGTGTTGTTCCGCAAGGGCGAGGCATTGCAGACCCTGAAATCGGCAGATGTGATCGCCTTCGACAAGACGGGAACGCTCACGCAGGGCCATCCCGTCCTGACAGACCTGGAGGCCGCTGCCGGTTTTGACCGTGGCACGGTGCTGCCTCTTGTTGCGTCAGTTGAATCGCAATCGGAACACCCGATTGCAAAGGCCATCGCCGCCGCCGCACAGGCCGAGGGTCTCGCCGTTCCTCCGGTGTCGGGCTTTGAAGCCGTGCCAGGTTTCGGCGCCCGTGCGCAGGTTGCGGGTCGCGAGGTTGCCGTTGGTGCGGCGCGCTACATGGCAAGGCTTGGCGTTGACGTTGCGGTGTTTGGCGCGTCAGCCGAACGGCTGGCAACAGAAGGCAAGACGCCCTTGTATGCTGCAATTGACGGCAAGCTCGCCGCAATCATCGCCGTGTCCGATCCCGTCAAGCGCGAGTCCGCCCAGGTCATTGCGGCGCTCAAGCAGGAAGGCTTGCATGTTGCGCTGATCACGGGCGACAACCGCCGCACGGCGCAGGCCATTGGCCGGATGCTCGGTATCGATGACATCGTCGCCGATGTGCTGCCCGACGGAAAAGTGAAAGCGCTGGAGGCCCTGCGCAAGCCCGGAGCCACGCTGGCCTTCGTGGGCGACGGCATCAATGATGCGCCGGCCCTTGCGGCGGCGGATATCGGCATCGCCATCGGCACGGGCACGGACGTTGCCATCGAAAGTGCCGACGTGGTGTTGATGTCGGGCGATCTCACCGGCGTGCTGCGGGCCATCCGCCTGTCGCGGGCGACGCTGCGCAATATCCGGCAGAACCTGTTCTGGGCCTTCGCCTACAACGTGGTGCTCATCCCCGTTGCGGCGGGTGCGCTCTATCCGTTCACCGGAACGCTGCTCTCGCCCATGCTGGCGGCGGGCGCCATGGCCATGTCGAGTGTGTTCGTGCTGGGCAATGCCTTGCGGCTCAGGCGCTTCAACGCCTGA